One part of the Arthrobacter tumbae genome encodes these proteins:
- a CDS encoding histidine phosphatase family protein, translating into MTTFILTRHGETVWHSENRYAGRSDVALTKRGADQGNGLARWAQSADLTGIWASTLSRAKYTAAKTADATGLPLNTDVRLCELDFGKGEGLTAAEMQEQFPQELAAFHRDPVAHHLPGGEHPETAILRITSALSDIQRAHQDGRILVVAHSTAIRLVLCSYLGIDPSRYRRTFPILNNCSLTEVRISNGNAALHSYNVPTAQAH; encoded by the coding sequence ATGACAACATTCATTCTCACCCGCCATGGCGAAACGGTCTGGCACTCCGAAAACCGGTACGCCGGTAGGAGCGACGTTGCCTTGACGAAGCGCGGGGCAGACCAGGGAAACGGCCTTGCGCGATGGGCGCAATCTGCGGACCTGACAGGAATCTGGGCATCAACCCTCAGCAGGGCGAAGTACACGGCAGCGAAAACGGCTGACGCGACAGGACTTCCCCTGAACACCGATGTCCGGTTGTGTGAGCTGGATTTCGGCAAGGGGGAGGGGCTGACCGCTGCGGAGATGCAGGAACAGTTCCCACAGGAGCTCGCAGCCTTCCACCGGGATCCAGTAGCCCATCACCTTCCGGGTGGTGAACATCCCGAAACCGCAATCCTACGTATCACGAGCGCCCTCAGCGACATCCAAAGAGCACATCAGGACGGGCGAATTCTCGTGGTGGCCCATTCCACCGCTATCAGGCTCGTCTTGTGCAGCTACCTGGGTATCGACCCGTCCAGGTACCGGCGGACCTTCCCTATTCTCAACAACTGCTCACTTACCGAGGTAAGGATCAGCAACGGAAACGCCGCGCTGCACTCCTATAACGTGCCTACTGCGCAAGCGCACTAA
- a CDS encoding FGGY-family carbohydrate kinase, giving the protein MTSRAPEEQAWVGIDLGTQSVRALVVQFDGIVLGSGSSPLTSMRDGHRHEQDPEQWWTAVCAATRQALVGVNAPIGAVAVDGTSGTILLANAHSIPLTRGLMYDDGRAGGHLDEVNRAGEDLWTKLGYRHMQPSWALPKLVWLRQNHPQAMEEDGTQLLHQTDFINRRLAGRNVATDLSSALKTGVDLIAESWPSQIIDSLHLAASLFPPVVRSGHFVANVSTEAAEQTGLPEGIPIISGATDGCAAQLGAGALNPGDWNSVVGTTLVLKGVSENLLHDPHGVVYSHKGPEGQWLPGGASSSGAGVIARDFEGADLRALALQAAEFHPGATTYPLVSEGERFPFAAAGAREFTIGHPETAAARYGAVLQGLAFVERLSFDYLGSLGADTSGRLLLTGGATNSSYWSQLRADILGREVWLPQNAEPSLGAAILAAAGASGRRSPEVAADMVQIGSVIAPREDYAGRFDPAYATFVEHLENRGWLSAGVASHARRIA; this is encoded by the coding sequence ATGACCTCTCGCGCTCCCGAGGAGCAGGCGTGGGTCGGAATCGATCTCGGCACTCAAAGTGTGCGAGCGCTGGTAGTGCAGTTCGACGGAATAGTCCTTGGGTCGGGCTCGTCGCCATTGACGAGCATGCGGGACGGACATCGCCACGAGCAGGATCCCGAACAGTGGTGGACAGCCGTGTGTGCCGCGACGCGTCAAGCCCTGGTAGGTGTGAACGCCCCGATCGGTGCCGTTGCGGTGGATGGGACGTCCGGGACAATCCTGCTCGCCAATGCCCACAGTATCCCGCTGACCCGGGGGCTCATGTACGACGACGGCAGGGCTGGTGGGCATCTCGACGAAGTGAACCGTGCCGGTGAGGACCTATGGACAAAGCTGGGCTACCGGCACATGCAACCCAGTTGGGCGTTACCGAAATTGGTATGGCTTCGTCAAAACCACCCGCAGGCGATGGAGGAGGACGGTACACAGTTGCTTCATCAGACCGACTTCATCAACCGGCGGCTTGCAGGACGAAACGTCGCAACCGACCTGAGCAGTGCCTTGAAAACGGGTGTCGATCTGATCGCGGAGTCCTGGCCATCGCAGATAATCGACTCGCTGCACCTGGCAGCTTCCCTCTTCCCTCCGGTGGTACGTTCGGGGCACTTCGTCGCGAATGTGAGCACAGAGGCAGCGGAGCAGACCGGACTGCCTGAGGGGATACCTATCATCTCGGGTGCCACAGATGGCTGTGCCGCCCAGCTCGGCGCCGGTGCGCTCAACCCCGGTGACTGGAACTCGGTAGTGGGCACCACGCTTGTGCTCAAGGGCGTCTCGGAAAACCTCCTTCACGATCCGCACGGCGTGGTCTACTCGCATAAGGGTCCCGAAGGGCAATGGCTTCCCGGCGGTGCCTCGAGCTCGGGTGCCGGAGTGATTGCCCGCGACTTCGAAGGGGCTGACCTCCGTGCCCTCGCGCTCCAGGCAGCCGAATTCCATCCGGGTGCCACAACGTACCCGCTTGTGTCCGAGGGAGAGCGGTTCCCCTTCGCCGCTGCAGGCGCCCGCGAATTCACGATCGGTCATCCCGAGACCGCGGCCGCGCGGTATGGCGCAGTGCTGCAGGGTCTCGCCTTCGTTGAGCGGCTCAGCTTTGATTATCTCGGCTCTCTGGGGGCGGATACGTCGGGCCGGCTACTACTGACCGGCGGCGCGACCAACAGCAGCTACTGGTCCCAACTACGCGCCGACATCCTGGGACGGGAGGTTTGGCTGCCGCAAAACGCCGAGCCGTCCCTTGGCGCAGCGATTCTTGCAGCTGCGGGAGCCTCAGGCAGAAGGTCCCCGGAAGTGGCAGCGGATATGGTCCAAATCGGATCTGTCATCGCTCCCCGCGAGGACTACGCGGGACGGTTCGACCCCGCGTACGCAACGTTCGTGGAACATCTGGAGAATCGCGGCTGGCTGAGCGCAGGCGTCGCATCACATGCACGGAGGATCGCATGA
- a CDS encoding FGGY-family carbohydrate kinase: MTAIAVDAGTTMIKAVGYDDAGREAVVVRRSTLVTHPEPGWAEQDMAAVWKAVAESIREVAARLTEPVDFLAITGQGDGSWLVDDAGNPTGPAILWNDGRAASIVEQWRSEGVLGRTYRTNGSLSFAGLPNAILTWLSKHDPERLEASEASLTCNGYLFLKLTGVAAVDNSDGAAPFMDVRAREYSQELFEAYAMEWAADLMPPILRDADRSRPLSAEGAAHVGLPLGIHVVMASYDIAATAIGAGAVLPGQACSILGTTLCTEMVVDRIDTTGVPAGLTVGLGVEDRYLRALPTLAGGEVIQWACTLLNCATPIDFTDLAANSSPGAGGLMFLPYLSPAGERAPFLDSEARGSFLGLSLEHGRPEVARAVLEGLTFVIRDCLEAGSAVPTELRVCGGGAENAVWLQLIATMTGVPVRKLADSEIGARGAFILGLVATGASRSIEDAVAAHVRISSMWEPGAERQFYNELYRDFLTLREDSRRSWPLLARLRSRAQETQ, from the coding sequence GTGACAGCAATAGCAGTCGACGCCGGCACCACCATGATTAAAGCGGTGGGGTACGACGACGCAGGCCGGGAAGCCGTCGTCGTCCGTCGTTCCACTCTGGTCACCCATCCCGAACCCGGCTGGGCGGAGCAGGACATGGCGGCTGTGTGGAAAGCTGTCGCAGAAAGCATCCGTGAGGTTGCCGCCCGACTAACCGAACCTGTTGATTTCCTTGCGATCACGGGTCAGGGGGACGGCAGTTGGCTGGTGGACGACGCCGGTAATCCCACCGGTCCGGCGATCCTTTGGAATGACGGCAGGGCCGCGTCAATTGTGGAGCAGTGGCGCAGCGAAGGCGTGCTGGGCCGCACCTACCGCACCAACGGATCCCTGTCCTTTGCCGGTCTGCCAAACGCCATCCTGACGTGGTTGTCCAAGCACGATCCCGAGCGGCTGGAAGCATCGGAGGCGTCGCTGACCTGCAACGGCTACCTGTTCCTCAAGTTGACCGGTGTTGCAGCGGTGGACAATTCCGATGGCGCTGCACCCTTCATGGACGTACGCGCCCGTGAATACTCGCAAGAGCTTTTCGAGGCGTATGCCATGGAGTGGGCGGCGGACCTGATGCCTCCGATTCTGCGGGATGCGGATCGATCACGACCGCTTAGCGCCGAAGGAGCTGCGCACGTCGGCCTTCCGCTGGGAATTCATGTCGTGATGGCTTCCTACGACATCGCAGCGACGGCGATCGGTGCGGGGGCGGTGCTTCCAGGGCAAGCCTGCAGCATCCTCGGCACGACGCTGTGTACGGAAATGGTGGTTGACCGCATTGACACCACCGGCGTTCCAGCCGGCCTGACCGTCGGTCTCGGGGTCGAGGACCGTTACCTTCGTGCGCTGCCGACCCTCGCTGGAGGCGAGGTGATCCAGTGGGCATGCACTCTGCTGAACTGCGCAACGCCCATTGACTTCACCGACCTGGCAGCCAACAGTTCCCCAGGCGCAGGCGGACTCATGTTTTTGCCCTACCTTTCACCCGCAGGAGAGCGCGCGCCGTTCCTCGACTCGGAAGCCCGCGGAAGCTTTCTGGGACTCTCACTTGAACATGGCCGGCCGGAAGTGGCGCGCGCGGTCCTCGAAGGACTGACGTTTGTCATCCGCGACTGCCTTGAAGCGGGCTCCGCCGTACCCACCGAATTGCGCGTCTGCGGCGGGGGAGCCGAGAACGCTGTGTGGCTGCAGCTCATCGCGACGATGACCGGTGTACCCGTGCGCAAGTTGGCGGACTCGGAAATCGGAGCCCGTGGTGCTTTCATTCTGGGACTCGTTGCCACCGGTGCCAGCCGATCCATTGAAGACGCGGTGGCAGCGCACGTGCGGATCAGCAGCATGTGGGAGCCGGGCGCGGAGCGGCAGTTCTACAACGAGCTGTATCGCGATTTTCTTACCCTCCGCGAGGACTCACGCCGCTCGTGGCCGCTGCTTGCCCGTCTGCGCTCCCGAGCGCAGGAAACCCAATGA
- a CDS encoding sugar ABC transporter permease — MKSSVASTPAPPTIDRQDERLRTSTGVKGAVQSATDKVRSGDLGVLPVIAGLAIIWTVLQILNPKFLSSSNLVNLAMESAAVGVIALGIVCVLLLGQIDLSVGSVSGLSSAVVAVSLVNLGWSVWLSVLAAVLLGVAIGWFYGQVFNRFGVPAFVITLAGLLGFLGLQLYVLGPIGSINIPFGSPLVYFAQLAFVPAWLSYVLVFAAAVALFVIDFRHAGARRAAGLSSRSLRISALRAAGLLVVAGLVVWYLNQARGVGWMFVFFLALVLAMHYALTRTKWGRSMFAVGGNVEAARRAGINVKAIYTSAFIACSTLAAVGGILAASRLAAANQGSGGGDVNLNAIAAAVIGGTSLFGGRGSAFAALLGIIVIQSISSGLTLLSLDSSFRFMVTGAVLLLAVTLDSVSRRSRSSHGKA, encoded by the coding sequence ATGAAAAGCTCCGTCGCATCAACTCCTGCTCCGCCGACAATCGACCGCCAGGATGAACGTCTCCGCACCTCGACCGGCGTGAAGGGCGCCGTTCAAAGCGCAACAGACAAGGTGCGTTCAGGCGACCTCGGGGTGCTTCCGGTCATCGCAGGACTGGCAATAATCTGGACCGTCCTGCAAATTCTCAACCCGAAGTTCCTGTCGAGTTCCAACCTGGTGAACCTCGCCATGGAGAGCGCCGCTGTCGGAGTGATCGCGCTCGGAATTGTGTGCGTGCTGCTCCTCGGCCAGATCGATCTTTCGGTTGGATCGGTCAGCGGCCTTTCGAGCGCTGTCGTTGCGGTCTCACTCGTCAACCTGGGCTGGTCGGTCTGGTTGTCGGTGCTTGCAGCAGTACTCCTCGGAGTGGCGATCGGATGGTTCTATGGGCAGGTCTTCAATCGTTTCGGGGTTCCTGCCTTCGTCATTACCCTTGCGGGCCTGCTTGGATTCCTCGGGCTGCAGCTCTACGTCCTCGGGCCGATCGGATCGATCAATATTCCATTCGGCTCGCCGCTGGTGTACTTCGCCCAGCTGGCATTCGTGCCCGCCTGGCTGTCCTACGTACTGGTCTTCGCTGCGGCCGTTGCCTTGTTTGTCATCGACTTCAGGCACGCCGGCGCACGGCGCGCCGCCGGACTATCGAGCAGGTCGCTGCGCATCAGTGCGCTCAGGGCTGCGGGCCTCCTTGTCGTGGCCGGCCTCGTTGTCTGGTACCTGAATCAGGCACGGGGCGTGGGCTGGATGTTCGTCTTCTTCCTCGCCCTCGTTCTTGCGATGCATTACGCACTGACCAGAACCAAATGGGGCCGATCGATGTTCGCAGTGGGCGGCAACGTCGAGGCAGCCCGCCGGGCGGGCATCAACGTCAAGGCGATCTACACATCGGCGTTCATCGCATGCAGCACCCTGGCCGCCGTCGGCGGTATCCTCGCTGCTTCCCGGTTGGCCGCCGCGAATCAGGGCAGCGGCGGCGGAGACGTGAATCTCAACGCGATCGCGGCCGCCGTGATCGGTGGGACCAGTCTCTTCGGCGGGAGGGGCAGCGCCTTTGCAGCCTTGTTGGGCATCATTGTTATCCAGTCCATCTCAAGCGGGCTCACCCTGCTAAGCCTTGATTCATCTTTCCGCTTCATGGTGACCGGCGCTGTCCTGCTCCTTGCGGTCACTCTTGACTCGGTGTCCCGCAGGTCCCGTTCATCACACGGCAAAGCATGA
- a CDS encoding ATP-binding cassette domain-containing protein has translation MSTTTKIAPTGSAILSLHGISKSFGAVAALTDIDLDVAAGEVVAIVGDNGAGKSTLVKVLSGVHAPSAGRITFEDRVETIPTPMAALNLGIATVFQDLALCDNLNVINNLFLGREVSPYRLNEVEMETRSWELLKQLSAKIPSLHTAIASLSGGQRQTVAIARSLLGNPKVIILDEPTAALGVAQTAEVLNLVERLRDRGLGVIMISHNMADVKAVADRVAVLRLGKNNGTFRVADVSTEEVIAAITGATDNVVSRRSATRNHPSTQEQLS, from the coding sequence ATGAGCACAACAACGAAGATTGCTCCTACAGGTTCGGCCATCCTCTCGCTTCACGGGATCAGTAAGTCTTTCGGAGCCGTCGCGGCGCTGACAGATATCGACCTTGATGTCGCGGCGGGGGAAGTCGTCGCCATTGTGGGCGACAACGGCGCAGGTAAATCCACACTGGTCAAGGTTCTCTCGGGCGTGCATGCACCGAGTGCAGGGCGAATTACATTCGAGGATCGGGTGGAGACTATTCCCACGCCGATGGCTGCACTCAATTTGGGTATTGCCACCGTCTTCCAGGACCTCGCTTTGTGCGACAACCTCAATGTCATCAACAATCTGTTCCTTGGACGGGAAGTTTCGCCGTACCGGCTCAACGAGGTGGAGATGGAGACGCGCTCCTGGGAGCTACTGAAGCAGCTTTCCGCGAAGATTCCCTCCCTCCACACGGCAATCGCTTCCCTTTCCGGCGGCCAGCGTCAAACGGTGGCAATCGCGCGCTCCCTGCTGGGTAACCCCAAAGTCATCATTCTCGACGAACCAACAGCAGCGCTGGGAGTCGCCCAGACCGCTGAAGTGCTCAATCTCGTCGAAAGGCTGAGGGACCGGGGACTCGGCGTCATCATGATCAGCCACAACATGGCCGACGTTAAGGCGGTCGCCGACCGCGTCGCTGTTCTTCGCCTCGGTAAGAACAACGGAACGTTCCGCGTCGCCGATGTCTCTACCGAAGAGGTGATCGCAGCCATCACCGGAGCAACAGACAACGTTGTGTCCCGCCGCTCTGCCACACGCAACCACCCCTCAACCCAGGAACAGCTGTCATGA
- a CDS encoding ABC transporter substrate-binding protein — translation MKKFLNQVPFALAASTCIALAATGCGAAASGSPEDGEAKTIAFLMPDNASTRYELFDRPLFEAKMKELCEECEVLYSNADASASKQQEQANSAIAQGVDAIVIDPVDSAAAATIVNSAQSQDIPIIAYDRPIPDLPADYYVSFDNEAIGALIGESLVSHLTETGAEGGLLQVNGSPTDAAAGLIKRGIHSSIDPSNFELLAEFDTPGWDPTEAQNWVSGQITRFGPELAGVVAANDGTAGGSIAAFKAAGIAEVPPVTGNDAELAALQRIVAGDQYNTISKPIKIVAEAAAEIAYRFASGETVEGKTELFDTPSELFEPTVVTLENLEEVVIDGGVATVDELCTPTYAEACAAAGIS, via the coding sequence ATGAAGAAGTTCTTGAACCAGGTTCCCTTTGCGCTCGCAGCCTCCACCTGTATCGCCCTCGCAGCAACGGGCTGCGGCGCCGCTGCAAGCGGTAGTCCTGAAGACGGTGAGGCGAAGACGATCGCCTTCCTGATGCCGGACAATGCATCCACCCGCTACGAGCTGTTTGACCGCCCCCTCTTCGAGGCGAAGATGAAGGAACTCTGCGAAGAATGTGAGGTCCTCTACTCCAACGCTGACGCGAGCGCCTCCAAGCAGCAGGAGCAGGCCAATTCGGCTATCGCGCAGGGAGTCGACGCCATCGTCATCGATCCAGTTGATTCCGCAGCGGCGGCAACCATTGTGAATTCGGCTCAGTCCCAGGACATTCCAATCATCGCTTACGACCGTCCCATTCCTGACCTTCCGGCTGACTACTATGTCTCCTTCGACAATGAGGCTATTGGTGCGCTCATTGGCGAGTCACTCGTGAGTCACCTGACGGAAACCGGTGCTGAGGGTGGGCTGCTTCAGGTGAATGGTTCACCGACAGACGCGGCGGCCGGCCTCATCAAGCGTGGCATTCACAGCTCTATCGACCCCAGCAACTTCGAACTTCTTGCCGAGTTCGACACCCCCGGTTGGGACCCAACAGAAGCGCAGAACTGGGTGAGCGGCCAGATTACGAGGTTCGGCCCTGAGCTAGCCGGCGTTGTAGCCGCGAATGATGGAACGGCTGGCGGTTCAATCGCCGCTTTCAAGGCAGCGGGGATCGCAGAGGTTCCGCCGGTGACCGGGAACGACGCCGAACTGGCCGCACTGCAGCGCATCGTCGCCGGCGACCAATACAATACCATTTCGAAACCCATCAAAATCGTTGCTGAGGCTGCTGCAGAAATTGCTTACCGGTTCGCGAGCGGCGAGACGGTCGAAGGGAAGACCGAACTCTTCGATACGCCGTCCGAGTTGTTCGAGCCGACAGTCGTCACCCTGGAGAACCTTGAAGAAGTAGTGATCGATGGCGGGGTGGCCACCGTAGATGAGCTGTGCACACCGACGTATGCCGAGGCCTGCGCGGCCGCCGGCATCAGCTAG
- a CDS encoding DeoR/GlpR family DNA-binding transcription regulator → MSLEGTGRKPRLERQRQLVDQVLSAGFASASQLASLCGVSVMTIHRDIDELARKGVLRKVSGGVSALPSTVFEASSEIRMQIEPSAKQSLARVAATFVDAGMSVMLDDSTTVLALARLLNDTGPLTVLTNYRQALEVFRENDDVRLIMIGGQYSRTHDSFITLPTDSAMTSYAVDVVFQSTSTMGSRMTYHQEQEVVLMKRVMLRAAARRVLLMDGSKVGRTSLHHYVPVSDFTDVIITDDVPADVVKELREQCTVHIAPAAPDGRKSRG, encoded by the coding sequence GTGAGCTTAGAGGGAACCGGCCGGAAACCGCGGCTCGAGAGGCAGCGGCAACTCGTCGATCAGGTATTGAGCGCAGGGTTCGCCAGCGCCTCGCAGCTGGCGTCGCTGTGCGGAGTGAGCGTCATGACCATCCACCGCGACATTGATGAGCTCGCTAGGAAAGGCGTGCTGAGAAAGGTTTCGGGAGGCGTCTCGGCACTTCCCTCGACGGTGTTCGAGGCAAGCTCCGAAATCAGGATGCAGATAGAACCTTCAGCGAAGCAGTCCCTCGCCCGAGTCGCTGCGACTTTCGTAGACGCCGGCATGTCCGTAATGCTGGACGACTCCACCACGGTTCTGGCTCTCGCGAGGTTGCTTAACGACACAGGGCCGCTCACGGTCCTCACCAATTATCGGCAGGCACTCGAGGTCTTCCGTGAGAACGACGACGTTCGCCTCATTATGATCGGGGGCCAATACAGCCGGACCCATGACTCCTTCATCACACTCCCGACCGACTCTGCAATGACGTCCTACGCGGTCGATGTCGTGTTCCAGTCCACATCAACGATGGGATCCCGGATGACCTACCACCAGGAACAGGAGGTTGTCCTCATGAAGCGGGTCATGCTCCGCGCGGCAGCCCGACGTGTGCTCTTGATGGACGGCTCCAAAGTGGGGCGCACGTCGCTGCACCATTACGTGCCGGTCAGCGACTTCACCGATGTGATCATCACCGACGATGTTCCGGCCGACGTGGTTAAGGAACTGCGGGAGCAATGTACAGTGCACATTGCTCCCGCAGCGCCCGATGGACGGAAATCGAGGGGCTGA
- a CDS encoding nucleoside hydrolase: protein MIRPFYLDCDTGIDDALALAYLLATPSVDLLGIGTVSGNVSAAVGAVNTLNLLDLAGASGIPVAVGAHHPQAGEFQGGAPHVHGDDGVGGVFLPPSGASVEKESAAAMLVRLAHENPGSLRVLAVGPLTNIAAALRLDPTLPDLIAEITIMGGAALVPGNISAVAEANIGNDPEAAREVFAAPWNITLVPLDVTMSNVLEEDHQQELLASDEPLVRALGEMLTHYSGFYRGIFGRSCCAMHDPLAAAIAVGAVALRAAPVVYVEVDATDGPGRGQTVCDLRGIHLGYPAQIGAHCRVVLELTEDFAPQLVRTLLSPARAADEAKKGDTAPDVAVVAGASVTGQIRSRTFLALSETISGEVAPRVFHAD from the coding sequence ATGATTCGGCCCTTCTACCTTGACTGCGACACCGGCATCGACGACGCTCTTGCCCTCGCCTATCTGCTCGCAACGCCGTCGGTTGACCTGCTCGGCATTGGAACGGTGAGCGGCAACGTATCAGCGGCGGTGGGAGCGGTGAATACGCTGAACCTGCTCGACCTGGCCGGCGCAAGTGGTATCCCGGTGGCGGTCGGCGCCCATCACCCGCAGGCGGGTGAGTTTCAGGGCGGTGCGCCCCATGTTCACGGGGACGACGGCGTCGGCGGGGTCTTCCTTCCTCCATCCGGCGCGTCGGTGGAGAAGGAGAGCGCCGCTGCGATGCTTGTTCGCCTTGCTCACGAGAATCCCGGGTCGCTTCGGGTACTCGCCGTCGGTCCGCTGACCAACATCGCAGCCGCACTCCGGCTGGATCCGACGCTGCCGGATTTGATCGCCGAGATCACGATCATGGGCGGCGCCGCTCTTGTGCCGGGCAATATCAGTGCCGTTGCGGAGGCGAACATTGGGAACGATCCCGAGGCTGCCCGGGAGGTCTTCGCCGCGCCTTGGAACATCACTTTGGTGCCCCTCGATGTCACCATGTCGAACGTTCTCGAAGAGGACCACCAGCAGGAGCTTCTCGCGTCCGACGAGCCGCTGGTCCGTGCACTCGGTGAGATGCTGACGCACTACAGCGGCTTCTATCGGGGAATTTTCGGGCGGTCCTGCTGCGCAATGCATGATCCGCTTGCGGCCGCGATTGCCGTGGGCGCCGTAGCGCTGCGCGCGGCACCCGTTGTGTACGTGGAGGTCGACGCTACCGATGGCCCGGGACGGGGCCAGACGGTGTGCGACCTGCGCGGCATACATCTGGGTTACCCCGCGCAGATCGGCGCGCACTGCCGGGTCGTTCTCGAACTGACTGAGGACTTCGCGCCGCAGCTGGTGCGGACGCTGCTCTCGCCAGCGCGAGCGGCGGACGAAGCGAAAAAGGGTGATACGGCACCCGATGTTGCCGTTGTGGCAGGGGCAAGCGTCACAGGGCAAATACGATCCAGAACTTTCCTTGCTCTATCGGAAACCATCAGCGGCGAGGTAGCACCAAGGGTGTTCCACGCGGATTGA